One stretch of Nitratiruptor tergarcus DSM 16512 DNA includes these proteins:
- a CDS encoding glutathionylspermidine synthase family protein produces the protein MVKLKKIKPLDKGYLESIGFVWHTDSDGSDYVADEVLVITEEEAKGYADAANELYDMFVEAGEYVIKNNLFFEIGIPFNLVDLIKQSWEEDVHWHLYGRFDFAGGIDGKPIKLLEFNADTPTSLFETAILQWAMLKYNQLEEAKQFNFIYEALRDNFKRLVTLDVSQFEELYQSWKILFSSIRGSLEDENTTRLLEVIAAEAGFATHFCYADEVGFSEDGIFCQDKGYEYWFKLIPWENIAIEEPELALLLTEIVKHHQAIILNPAYTLLFQSKGMLKILWDLFPNHPLLLETSFEPLQDRSYVEKKCFGREGANTTIYDANGNIVAKRDGDYESFPSIYQEYVELPKDSLGRKYQAGVFFAFEACGVGFRRGGEIIDNISKFVAHMVEN, from the coding sequence ATAGTGAAGTTAAAAAAGATTAAGCCTCTTGATAAAGGGTATCTAGAAAGTATTGGCTTTGTCTGGCATACTGATAGTGATGGGAGTGATTATGTAGCTGATGAGGTGCTTGTAATCACTGAGGAAGAGGCAAAAGGGTATGCAGATGCGGCAAATGAGCTCTATGATATGTTTGTTGAAGCTGGAGAGTATGTAATAAAAAACAATCTTTTCTTTGAGATAGGGATCCCTTTTAACTTAGTGGATCTTATCAAGCAGAGCTGGGAAGAGGATGTGCACTGGCATCTGTATGGAAGGTTTGATTTTGCAGGTGGCATAGATGGTAAACCTATTAAGCTTCTTGAATTTAACGCAGATACCCCAACATCTTTGTTTGAGACTGCAATCTTGCAATGGGCAATGCTTAAATACAACCAACTTGAAGAAGCAAAACAGTTTAATTTTATCTATGAGGCTTTGCGTGACAATTTTAAACGACTTGTGACATTGGATGTAAGCCAATTTGAGGAGCTCTATCAGAGTTGGAAGATTCTTTTTAGCTCTATTAGAGGAAGTTTAGAGGATGAAAACACTACAAGACTTCTTGAAGTTATTGCAGCTGAAGCTGGATTTGCTACGCATTTTTGCTATGCAGATGAGGTCGGCTTTTCGGAGGATGGGATTTTTTGTCAAGACAAGGGTTATGAATACTGGTTTAAGCTTATTCCTTGGGAAAATATCGCTATCGAAGAGCCAGAACTTGCCCTTTTGCTTACTGAAATTGTAAAGCATCATCAAGCAATTATTCTCAATCCTGCCTATACGCTTCTTTTTCAAAGCAAAGGAATGCTCAAAATCCTTTGGGATCTCTTTCCCAATCACCCTTTATTGCTTGAGACATCTTTTGAGCCTTTACAAGATCGTTCCTATGTAGAGAAAAAATGTTTTGGAAGAGAGGGAGCAAACACTACAATTTACGATGCCAATGGAAATATAGTGGCTAAAAGAGATGGAGATTATGAAAGCTTCCCATCTATCTATCAAGAGTATGTTGAACTTCCTAAGGATTCATTAGGTAGAAAATATCAAGCTGGAGTCTTTTTTGCTTTTGAGGCGTGCGGTGTAGGATTTCGCAGGGGTGGCGAAATCATTGATAATATAAGCAAGTTTGTAGCGCATATGGTAGAAAATTAA
- a CDS encoding UPF0323 family lipoprotein has protein sequence MKLLKQVSSYAMVGGLGALLVLGLTGCEEKQQHKETNAFSEAAKKQGAFVVIEETAPGEYKIAEEYPSSTTRVILRELNGKERILSEEELDKLVAQEAKKIEANQSPLVNPELHSGMSLGEVILASAAGAIIGSWLGNKLFNNPTYQQRREQTFKNPSAYQRSVKSFQKAQTPKKSSNVKSGFFKKSTPSTKRSFFGFGG, from the coding sequence GTGAAGTTACTCAAACAAGTTTCTAGTTATGCTATGGTGGGAGGATTGGGTGCTCTACTAGTTTTAGGACTTACAGGGTGTGAAGAGAAGCAGCAGCATAAAGAGACTAACGCTTTTAGCGAAGCTGCGAAGAAGCAGGGGGCTTTTGTTGTTATTGAAGAGACAGCTCCTGGAGAGTATAAGATAGCTGAAGAGTATCCAAGCAGTACAACGCGAGTGATATTGCGTGAACTCAATGGCAAAGAGCGAATCTTAAGTGAAGAGGAGCTTGATAAACTGGTTGCCCAAGAAGCAAAAAAGATTGAAGCAAACCAAAGTCCTCTTGTTAATCCAGAGCTTCATAGTGGGATGAGCTTAGGTGAGGTGATATTGGCAAGTGCTGCAGGAGCTATTATTGGAAGCTGGCTTGGAAACAAACTTTTTAACAATCCTACATATCAGCAAAGAAGAGAGCAGACTTTTAAAAATCCAAGTGCCTACCAAAGAAGCGTGAAAAGTTTTCAAAAGGCGCAGACACCTAAAAAGAGTTCTAATGTAAAAAGTGGCTTTTTCAAAAAGTCTACTCCATCTACAAAACGATCATTTTTTGGATTTGGAGGCTAA
- the lgt gene encoding prolipoprotein diacylglyceryl transferase: MEFWQHIYEHFDPVAFHIFGFPVHWYGIMYVLALLTALFFAEWLVKHDRLPFSKKELDIYFIWVEVGVILGARLGFILFYDPHTSYYLTHPWQIFNPFLNGHFVGIRGFSYHGAIIGFLLGTYFYAKKYHKNFWQLLDLAAVSVPVGYIFGRIGNFLNQELIGRATDVSWGIYVGDVLRHPSQLYEAFFEGFVLFVILFWYRKHKHFDGELIALYGFFYGLFRFLIEFFREPDMQLGFICCGWMTMGQLLCLAMMGTAIILYIYLRRRGEVTQTSF; encoded by the coding sequence ATGGAGTTTTGGCAGCATATTTACGAGCATTTCGATCCTGTAGCATTTCATATTTTTGGTTTTCCTGTTCATTGGTATGGGATCATGTATGTGCTTGCACTCCTCACAGCACTTTTCTTTGCTGAATGGCTTGTAAAGCATGATCGTCTCCCTTTTTCCAAAAAAGAGCTTGATATCTATTTTATCTGGGTTGAAGTGGGAGTGATTTTAGGTGCAAGACTTGGCTTTATTCTCTTTTACGATCCTCATACATCGTACTACCTTACCCATCCCTGGCAAATTTTCAATCCATTTCTCAACGGTCATTTTGTAGGAATTAGAGGATTTAGCTACCATGGGGCAATAATAGGGTTTTTACTAGGAACATATTTCTATGCAAAGAAGTATCACAAAAACTTTTGGCAACTTCTTGACTTGGCTGCAGTTTCTGTTCCTGTAGGATATATTTTTGGCCGTATTGGCAACTTTTTAAACCAAGAGCTTATAGGACGTGCTACTGATGTGTCTTGGGGTATCTACGTAGGAGATGTCTTGCGGCACCCTTCACAGCTCTATGAAGCATTTTTTGAAGGTTTTGTACTTTTTGTTATTCTTTTTTGGTATAGAAAACATAAACACTTCGATGGAGAGCTGATAGCGTTGTATGGATTTTTCTATGGACTCTTTCGATTTTTAATAGAGTTTTTCAGGGAGCCCGATATGCAGCTTGGATTTATCTGTTGTGGCTGGATGACAATGGGACAACTGCTGTGCCTTGCGATGATGGGTACAGCCATAATTCTTTATATCTATTTGAGGAGGAGAGGTGAAGTTACTCAAACAAGTTTCTAG
- a CDS encoding methyl-accepting chemotaxis protein, whose protein sequence is MKQISSLQKIQYANIISIVLFSISLGFEVYKNGFNAIFVLNIVNFICAIIIFLSVINIRKSLNTISLVLQKAKGGIFKYDVSINDTGTLKNMFENLMGFMHQVEGFLTDVNGVLKSLEQKHFTKLDEKKYQGIFKSIAQSINTSVDNMMVKEKFVEKEKLNSKVGQLGGGVAGGLSIIKQDLLGSIDKVKDIVENSNEISSNSKEVSHALDEIVTKLNNLIDMVKESHTVIEKLNQKTENVNNIIKLIDDIADQTNLLALNAAIEAARAGEMGKGFTVVAEEVRKLAEKTQQSTDEVRGVLNELQVESQNSMNNSAKMERIANESAVVLGKFRTSIDEFTENALKTTTLANLIQNILTITKFKLDHIIYKNKVVYRNFFSAQIETPYTDEHHCDFGKWYYGEGKKLYGILDVYKQIEKPHKTIHDYSKRIIDLVQKPDFEEYLIEHQDQIYKEFQELETTSETLFKLLDKLLESYEQKVMSEEEIQQAAA, encoded by the coding sequence ATGAAACAGATATCCTCATTACAGAAGATCCAATATGCAAATATAATATCTATTGTTCTGTTTTCTATTTCGCTGGGTTTTGAAGTTTACAAAAATGGATTTAATGCCATTTTTGTACTCAATATTGTCAATTTCATCTGTGCGATTATCATATTTTTAAGTGTGATAAATATTCGTAAATCCCTCAATACCATATCCTTGGTTTTACAAAAAGCCAAAGGAGGGATATTCAAATATGATGTGAGCATCAATGATACAGGAACACTCAAAAATATGTTTGAAAATCTTATGGGATTTATGCACCAGGTGGAAGGCTTCTTGACAGATGTTAATGGTGTATTGAAAAGCTTAGAGCAGAAGCATTTTACGAAACTCGATGAAAAAAAATATCAAGGAATATTCAAAAGTATTGCTCAATCAATTAATACCTCTGTAGATAATATGATGGTAAAAGAGAAATTTGTTGAAAAGGAGAAGCTCAACTCCAAAGTGGGGCAGCTTGGAGGAGGAGTTGCTGGAGGTTTATCTATTATTAAACAAGATCTTTTGGGTTCAATCGATAAGGTAAAAGATATTGTAGAAAATAGTAACGAGATATCAAGTAATTCAAAAGAGGTTTCACATGCACTTGATGAGATTGTAACAAAGCTTAACAATCTCATTGATATGGTAAAAGAGTCCCATACTGTTATAGAAAAGCTCAATCAAAAGACGGAAAATGTTAATAATATTATTAAACTCATTGATGATATTGCAGATCAGACCAATCTCCTAGCACTTAATGCTGCTATAGAAGCAGCCCGCGCAGGAGAGATGGGTAAAGGTTTTACGGTCGTTGCTGAAGAGGTACGCAAATTAGCAGAAAAGACCCAGCAATCTACTGATGAGGTACGAGGTGTACTTAATGAGTTGCAAGTAGAGAGTCAAAATAGTATGAATAATTCTGCAAAAATGGAGCGTATTGCTAATGAGTCTGCTGTTGTGCTTGGAAAATTTCGCACATCCATTGATGAGTTTACCGAAAATGCCCTCAAAACAACCACGCTAGCGAATTTAATACAAAATATCCTGACAATTACGAAGTTCAAGCTAGATCACATTATTTATAAAAATAAAGTGGTATATCGCAACTTCTTTAGTGCACAAATTGAGACTCCATATACAGATGAACATCATTGCGATTTTGGTAAATGGTATTACGGTGAGGGTAAAAAACTCTATGGTATTTTAGACGTCTATAAACAGATAGAAAAACCGCATAAAACTATTCATGACTACTCAAAACGTATTATAGATCTTGTGCAAAAACCAGATTTTGAAGAGTATCTTATTGAGCATCAAGATCAGATTTATAAAGAGTTTCAAGAGCTTGAAACTACTTCAGAGACACTTTTCAAACTGCTCGATAAATTGTTGGAGAGTTATGAGCAAAAAGTGATGAGCGAGGAAGAGATACAGCAAGCTGCTGCCTAA
- a CDS encoding carbonic anhydrase, translating to MKKVFVIAGILTGLLFAGVSGEGHHAEHKHWGYSGSEGPKHWGEIDPKFRMCKFGVNQSPVDMTRFIEAKLPKLQIIYAGISQNVVNNGHTIKVTTQGKNEVVVDGIPFVLLQYHFHTPSENTINGKHFPMEAHFVHKSKDGEYLVIALMFKEGKKNRALEKVLTYLDPKVGHKQPLKEMFNPGDFFPKKLDYYRYDGSFTTPPCTEGVRWIVLKNAVEASKEQIAKMHKIMGSNNRPTQPLHARVILK from the coding sequence ATGAAAAAAGTGTTTGTCATAGCAGGAATTCTAACGGGACTGCTCTTTGCAGGAGTAAGTGGTGAAGGGCATCATGCAGAACATAAGCATTGGGGATATAGTGGAAGCGAAGGACCAAAGCACTGGGGTGAAATAGATCCCAAATTTCGTATGTGTAAATTTGGTGTTAATCAATCACCAGTAGATATGACAAGATTTATTGAAGCTAAGCTTCCAAAGCTTCAAATCATCTATGCAGGCATTAGCCAAAATGTAGTGAACAATGGGCATACTATAAAAGTGACAACCCAAGGGAAAAATGAAGTAGTGGTAGATGGAATACCTTTTGTACTTTTGCAGTACCATTTCCATACTCCAAGCGAAAATACAATAAATGGAAAGCATTTTCCAATGGAGGCGCATTTTGTACACAAAAGTAAAGATGGTGAGTATCTTGTTATTGCTTTGATGTTTAAAGAAGGAAAGAAAAATAGAGCTTTAGAGAAGGTTTTAACATATCTTGATCCAAAAGTAGGACATAAGCAGCCTCTTAAAGAGATGTTCAATCCTGGTGATTTTTTTCCAAAAAAGCTTGACTACTACCGCTATGATGGATCTTTTACTACCCCTCCATGTACAGAAGGTGTACGCTGGATAGTACTCAAAAATGCAGTTGAAGCATCAAAAGAGCAGATTGCGAAAATGCACAAAATCATGGGAAGCAATAATCGTCCTACGCAGCCACTTCATGCTAGAGTCATCCTCAAATAG
- a CDS encoding heterodisulfide reductase-related iron-sulfur binding cluster, whose product MKIFSKRYKVFEFTKVSQDCIKCGKCIPTCTIHQVNPDEVTSPRGFIELLGDYEKGQLELDKTAKDIFESCFLCTNCVDVCPNSLPTDMVIEEVRADIAKKYGIAWYKRAFFWLLRHRTMMDIFSKLGFVFKSCALAPDPKGRGLLAKFNLPMLKKGRLLPSMKSVSFLNKYPEHLNEGKKKKVAIFIGCLANYNYTEIGDSLVAILKALDYEIFIPKKQLCCGAPAYFTGDFDTVGYLTKRNIEYFESFIDEVEAIIVPEATCSAMIKHDWEVYFRNRGEEEWAKRAAKLNEKIFLATQWLYEQTPLLQILQERGKKLPTSVTYHDPCHARKVQGIWREPRALLAQNFTIKEMEDPNRCCGFGGVTIQSEKYHLAEAAGKPKAAMIEQSGADVVAAECSACRVQLSNALVQARSDVIFKNPIELIAEALKED is encoded by the coding sequence ATGAAAATATTCTCAAAAAGGTATAAAGTGTTTGAGTTTACTAAAGTAAGCCAGGATTGCATCAAGTGTGGAAAGTGTATTCCTACGTGTACTATCCACCAAGTAAATCCAGATGAAGTAACAAGTCCCAGGGGATTTATCGAGCTTTTGGGCGATTATGAAAAAGGGCAACTAGAGCTTGACAAGACCGCAAAAGATATCTTTGAGAGCTGCTTTTTGTGTACAAACTGTGTCGATGTATGCCCTAACTCCTTGCCAACAGATATGGTAATAGAAGAGGTGCGCGCCGATATCGCCAAAAAATATGGAATTGCATGGTATAAAAGAGCCTTTTTTTGGCTGCTGCGCCACCGCACGATGATGGATATTTTTAGTAAACTTGGATTTGTCTTTAAAAGCTGTGCTTTAGCTCCTGATCCAAAAGGGCGGGGGTTACTAGCGAAATTTAATCTTCCGATGCTTAAAAAAGGGCGCTTGTTGCCCTCTATGAAGAGTGTAAGTTTTCTTAATAAATATCCAGAGCATCTCAATGAAGGGAAGAAGAAAAAAGTAGCAATATTTATTGGGTGCTTAGCAAACTATAACTATACTGAAATTGGAGATAGCCTTGTTGCTATTCTCAAAGCTTTAGATTATGAGATCTTTATCCCCAAAAAGCAGCTTTGCTGTGGTGCTCCAGCATATTTTACTGGTGATTTTGATACAGTAGGGTATCTTACAAAAAGAAATATTGAGTATTTTGAGAGTTTTATAGATGAAGTGGAAGCAATAATAGTTCCAGAAGCTACCTGTAGTGCAATGATCAAACACGATTGGGAGGTTTACTTTCGCAATAGAGGTGAAGAGGAGTGGGCTAAGAGGGCAGCAAAACTTAATGAAAAAATCTTTCTTGCTACTCAATGGCTCTATGAGCAAACGCCACTTTTGCAAATTTTACAAGAGCGTGGGAAGAAGCTGCCAACAAGTGTGACGTATCACGATCCATGCCATGCGCGCAAAGTGCAAGGTATCTGGAGGGAACCAAGAGCACTTTTGGCACAAAACTTTACTATCAAAGAGATGGAAGATCCTAACCGCTGCTGCGGCTTTGGAGGTGTGACCATACAGTCTGAGAAGTATCATTTAGCCGAGGCTGCAGGAAAGCCAAAAGCTGCTATGATAGAGCAAAGTGGAGCAGATGTTGTAGCTGCAGAGTGTAGTGCCTGTCGCGTACAACTAAGTAATGCATTAGTACAAGCTAGAAGTGATGTGATTTTTAAAAATCCAATTGAGCTCATAGCCGAAGCTTTAAAAGAGGATTAA
- a CDS encoding RecB-like helicase, whose product MRELLALKASAGTGKTYALALRYLARLFQGSSPYDVLAITFTNKAANEMRERVAEFLKNMDEELLCNLSKVAGIAQEELLKSREKVLQKFMHEDLLIMTIDAFVQKILRKFAYYGGVATDFEVTEKIDLFEEFIESMDENELKEFISFTLWHGSKLEQFFSLLYEKDKELPLQAPKPLQDNTQKVLQLYHKIAAHVQEFGSDAKKRLFKQVESIDEFVKTSNGIRSWLKENSCKIPGVKKCEEIETVFQDLKRELRDYFAYKESQFLAQLFHFYWRFRAMRLSFIKKENILSFTDIKHITYDLLQHSLQKDFLYFRLDSRLAHIMIDEFQDTSVEDWEIFEPLVDEIAAGEGAKDFRSFFYVGDTKQSIYGFRGGMPELFDYVAQRYSMDIEELNVNYRSKKEIVAYVNEEFGLHQKWKKDGGYVEVCESEDILQTLKEKLQMLFDAGVASKDIAILVPTNKDILKVADFIEETFGIRPLTSTSKLIIHQPFARAVIEAIKYLANNENTLAHFHFCAVAGVSDIEQMELDKPVHLIRKICDRYGLWDASTVALMQEALMYKDIEEFLLGIEGSTTQMPNSSSGMEVLTIHKSKGLDFAHTIVLDVIGVDRPRSESVIFEYDGVKLQGLRLRQQGREYFDEEYAKVLEKVQEKEKAELRNVAYVALTRAVNSLIVLKKPKSRRFGFLHTTKRGAIEVASSSQDSLEVEPFAYPLQFFGKQEFLEEQEYKPNDYEAIYKGEAYHKSFEIGCDYVKSRYALFHELDDLEKRVKEAREKIEKLFKGDFYKEIPFVHGERLGIIDLLIEDEDSFIVIDYKSTKPADESTYIKQVTFYKDAVAAITGKKVQGFLYYLDENILKKV is encoded by the coding sequence GAAAACCTATGCCTTGGCTTTGCGTTATCTCGCACGGCTTTTTCAGGGATCTTCACCCTATGATGTGCTAGCAATTACATTTACTAATAAAGCAGCCAACGAGATGCGAGAGCGTGTGGCAGAGTTTTTAAAAAACATGGATGAAGAGCTTCTTTGTAATCTCTCCAAAGTAGCTGGCATTGCGCAAGAGGAGCTACTAAAAAGCAGAGAAAAAGTTTTGCAAAAATTTATGCATGAAGATCTTTTGATCATGACAATTGATGCTTTTGTGCAAAAGATTTTACGCAAATTTGCCTACTATGGAGGAGTTGCAACCGATTTTGAAGTAACAGAAAAGATTGATCTTTTTGAAGAGTTTATTGAATCGATGGATGAGAATGAATTAAAAGAGTTCATCTCTTTTACTCTATGGCACGGCAGTAAACTGGAGCAGTTTTTTTCATTACTTTATGAAAAAGATAAAGAGTTACCATTACAAGCTCCTAAGCCTTTACAGGACAATACACAAAAAGTACTGCAGCTTTACCACAAAATAGCTGCGCATGTGCAAGAGTTTGGAAGTGATGCAAAAAAGAGGCTTTTTAAGCAGGTAGAGAGTATCGATGAATTTGTAAAAACCTCTAACGGTATTCGTTCGTGGCTCAAAGAGAATAGTTGCAAGATCCCAGGAGTAAAAAAATGTGAAGAGATTGAAACAGTTTTTCAAGATCTCAAAAGGGAGCTCAGAGACTATTTTGCCTATAAAGAGTCTCAATTCCTCGCGCAACTCTTTCATTTTTATTGGCGTTTTCGCGCTATGCGTTTATCATTTATCAAAAAAGAGAACATCCTCTCTTTTACCGATATTAAGCATATCACTTATGATCTTTTGCAGCATTCATTGCAAAAAGATTTTCTCTATTTTCGTCTTGATAGCCGCTTAGCACATATTATGATTGATGAGTTTCAAGATACTTCTGTGGAGGATTGGGAAATATTTGAACCTCTTGTAGATGAGATAGCTGCGGGAGAGGGAGCTAAAGATTTTCGCAGTTTTTTCTATGTGGGAGATACGAAACAGTCTATTTATGGATTTCGTGGTGGGATGCCAGAGCTTTTTGATTATGTAGCGCAGCGCTACAGTATGGATATAGAAGAGCTTAATGTCAATTATCGCTCAAAAAAAGAGATTGTAGCCTATGTAAATGAGGAGTTCGGACTTCATCAAAAATGGAAAAAAGATGGTGGCTATGTAGAGGTGTGTGAAAGTGAAGATATACTCCAAACACTCAAAGAAAAACTTCAGATGCTTTTTGATGCAGGAGTTGCGAGTAAAGATATTGCCATCTTGGTGCCTACAAATAAGGATATTTTAAAAGTAGCAGATTTTATAGAAGAAACCTTTGGGATACGTCCTCTTACAAGCACATCGAAACTCATTATTCACCAACCATTTGCAAGAGCGGTTATTGAAGCTATCAAGTACCTTGCTAATAATGAAAACACTCTTGCTCACTTTCATTTTTGCGCAGTAGCTGGAGTGAGTGATATTGAGCAGATGGAGCTTGATAAGCCAGTACATCTTATTCGCAAAATCTGTGATCGCTACGGGTTATGGGATGCATCGACTGTAGCATTGATGCAAGAGGCTCTCATGTATAAAGATATTGAAGAGTTTTTGCTTGGTATTGAAGGCTCAACCACACAGATGCCAAATAGCAGTAGCGGTATGGAGGTTTTGACAATCCATAAATCAAAAGGGCTCGATTTTGCCCACACTATTGTGCTTGATGTCATAGGTGTAGATAGACCAAGAAGCGAGAGTGTTATATTTGAGTATGATGGGGTGAAGTTGCAGGGACTGCGGTTACGCCAGCAAGGAAGAGAGTATTTTGATGAGGAGTATGCAAAAGTTTTAGAAAAGGTGCAAGAAAAAGAGAAAGCAGAGCTGCGCAATGTGGCCTATGTTGCGCTTACGCGGGCAGTAAATTCACTCATTGTACTTAAAAAACCAAAAAGCAGACGTTTTGGATTTTTGCATACTACTAAAAGAGGTGCAATCGAGGTAGCATCATCTTCGCAAGACTCTTTAGAAGTAGAGCCGTTTGCATACCCACTCCAGTTTTTTGGCAAGCAGGAGTTTTTAGAAGAGCAAGAGTATAAGCCAAACGACTATGAGGCAATATACAAAGGAGAGGCCTACCATAAAAGTTTTGAGATCGGGTGTGACTATGTCAAGAGTAGGTATGCACTTTTTCATGAGCTAGATGATTTGGAAAAGCGAGTAAAAGAAGCAAGAGAGAAGATTGAAAAATTGTTTAAAGGAGATTTTTACAAAGAGATCCCCTTTGTGCATGGAGAGAGGCTTGGTATAATTGATCTCTTGATTGAAGATGAGGATAGCTTTATTGTTATCGATTATAAAAGCACTAAACCAGCAGATGAGAGCACCTATATAAAGCAGGTTACATTTTATAAAGATGCGGTAGCTGCGATTACTGGTAAAAAGGTGCAAGGATTTCTCTACTATCTCGATGAAAATATTCTCAAAAAGGTATAA